From a single Nothobranchius furzeri strain GRZ-AD chromosome 9, NfurGRZ-RIMD1, whole genome shotgun sequence genomic region:
- the foxr1 gene encoding forkhead box protein R1 isoform X1 has protein sequence MNLQLKTKSRLFDLHCSVGLLDWDMDKELKLATTTDQFYHDEKLIDQHVGQKPSALASKRKDEFVCCAKTSDSLVKPNLWLLVNPNIVCPVQHRQDAELQHESHQGIKTPLQELAGTQCPPTAELLPQEEPLHSFSMIKNEVSSQPVRRRKGRLIKVVDTKTLKPGCWPRPPVNYCVLIALALKNSQTGSLKVQQIYNFTREHFPFFQTAPDGWKNTIRHNLCFNNSFRKTCNQLCRDGKRKSCFWHLTLEGHQRLRDELHMLTGETLKLLERSMSNSDIIWSLLEM, from the exons ATGAATTTACAACTTAAAACAAAATCCAGATTATTTGATTTGCACTGTTCTGTGGGTCTGTTGGACTGGGACATGGATAAGGAACTGAAATTAGCAACAACCACTGACCAGTTTTATCATG ATGAGAAACTGATCGATCAACATGTGGGTCAAAAACCTTCAGCGTTAGCCTCAAAAAGAAAAGATGAATTTGTTTGTTGTGCTAAAACATCAG ATTCTTTAGTAAAACCAAACCTGTGGCTGCTGGTGAATCCAAACATTGTCTGTCCGGTCCAACACCGACAGGATGCCGAGCTGCAGCATGAATCTCATCAGGGAATCAAGACACCTCTACAAGAACTTGCAGGAACACAATGTCCACCCACAGCTGAGCTTCTCCCTCAGGAGGAACCACTGCATTCTTTTTCCATG ATAAAGAATGAAGTCTCCAGTCAACCAGTGAGAAGACGCAAAGGAAGGCTCATCAAAGTTGTG GACACAAAAACCTTAAAGCCTGGATGCTGGCCTCGTCCTCCAGTAAATTACTGTGTCCTCATTGCTTTGGCCCTGAAGAACAGCCAGACTGGGAGCCTCAAAGTCCAGCAGATATACAACTTCACCAG AGAACATTTCCCGTTCTTCCAGACAGCTCCAGACGGCTGGAAAAATACCATCCGACACAACTTGTGCTTCAACAACAGTTTCCGCAAGACCTGCAACCAGCTCTGTAGGGATGGTAAGAGGAAGTCATGTTTCTGGCACCTGACTCTGGAGGGTCACCAACGGCTACGGGACGAGCTTCACATGCTGACAGGAGAAACCTTAAAACTGCTAGAGAGGAGTATGTCCAACTCAG ATATAATCTGGAGCTTACTAGAAATGTGA
- the foxr1 gene encoding forkhead box protein R1 isoform X2 produces MNLQLKTKSRLFDLHCSVGLLDWDMDKELKLATTTDQFYHDSLVKPNLWLLVNPNIVCPVQHRQDAELQHESHQGIKTPLQELAGTQCPPTAELLPQEEPLHSFSMIKNEVSSQPVRRRKGRLIKVVDTKTLKPGCWPRPPVNYCVLIALALKNSQTGSLKVQQIYNFTREHFPFFQTAPDGWKNTIRHNLCFNNSFRKTCNQLCRDGKRKSCFWHLTLEGHQRLRDELHMLTGETLKLLERSMSNSDIIWSLLEM; encoded by the exons ATGAATTTACAACTTAAAACAAAATCCAGATTATTTGATTTGCACTGTTCTGTGGGTCTGTTGGACTGGGACATGGATAAGGAACTGAAATTAGCAACAACCACTGACCAGTTTTATCATG ATTCTTTAGTAAAACCAAACCTGTGGCTGCTGGTGAATCCAAACATTGTCTGTCCGGTCCAACACCGACAGGATGCCGAGCTGCAGCATGAATCTCATCAGGGAATCAAGACACCTCTACAAGAACTTGCAGGAACACAATGTCCACCCACAGCTGAGCTTCTCCCTCAGGAGGAACCACTGCATTCTTTTTCCATG ATAAAGAATGAAGTCTCCAGTCAACCAGTGAGAAGACGCAAAGGAAGGCTCATCAAAGTTGTG GACACAAAAACCTTAAAGCCTGGATGCTGGCCTCGTCCTCCAGTAAATTACTGTGTCCTCATTGCTTTGGCCCTGAAGAACAGCCAGACTGGGAGCCTCAAAGTCCAGCAGATATACAACTTCACCAG AGAACATTTCCCGTTCTTCCAGACAGCTCCAGACGGCTGGAAAAATACCATCCGACACAACTTGTGCTTCAACAACAGTTTCCGCAAGACCTGCAACCAGCTCTGTAGGGATGGTAAGAGGAAGTCATGTTTCTGGCACCTGACTCTGGAGGGTCACCAACGGCTACGGGACGAGCTTCACATGCTGACAGGAGAAACCTTAAAACTGCTAGAGAGGAGTATGTCCAACTCAG ATATAATCTGGAGCTTACTAGAAATGTGA